A DNA window from Maribellus comscasis contains the following coding sequences:
- a CDS encoding nucleoside hydrolase — MSYTKTSASFILSFFIAAILIQGCNSKEKSLKQAENKFQKPHIIFDTDIGGDYDDVGALAMIHALADNDEIEILATIASNLSPLVVPSIDVINTYFGHPNLPVGAPKTEGVAQDCGELHWSDSLSANYPHRYQKTSDAPDAVGVYRKILAEQPDTSVTVVTVGFLTNLKNLLLSGPDSFSPLNGKDLVAKKVKLWVAMAGKFPEGKEYNVMKDSASSVYVIENWPGKVVFSGFEIGVEVLTGLRLVKDGASESPVRKVYAISIPKREYDKNGRRSWDQTAVLVAARGISPYFDVQKGKFIAHADGSNSWVDDPNGRHEYLLEKMPSDSLAYQIETLMMHTPN, encoded by the coding sequence ATGAGCTACACAAAAACCAGTGCAAGTTTTATCCTCTCTTTTTTTATTGCTGCTATTTTAATTCAGGGATGTAATTCAAAAGAAAAGAGCTTAAAACAGGCGGAAAATAAATTTCAGAAACCACACATAATTTTTGATACTGATATTGGTGGTGATTACGATGATGTTGGCGCCCTGGCAATGATACATGCCCTGGCCGATAATGATGAAATAGAAATACTGGCAACCATAGCTTCAAATCTAAGTCCGTTAGTAGTTCCAAGTATCGATGTCATAAATACTTATTTTGGGCACCCAAATCTTCCGGTCGGAGCACCAAAAACTGAAGGTGTAGCACAGGATTGCGGAGAGCTGCATTGGTCCGATTCTTTGTCGGCAAATTACCCGCACCGGTATCAAAAAACTTCTGATGCGCCTGATGCTGTTGGTGTTTACCGTAAAATACTGGCCGAACAGCCCGACACAAGTGTAACAGTAGTGACCGTCGGTTTTTTAACCAACCTGAAAAATTTGTTGTTGTCCGGCCCCGACTCGTTTTCACCCTTAAACGGAAAAGACTTGGTGGCGAAGAAAGTAAAATTGTGGGTGGCAATGGCCGGCAAATTTCCGGAAGGAAAGGAATACAATGTAATGAAAGATTCAGCTTCATCGGTATATGTAATTGAAAACTGGCCGGGTAAAGTTGTGTTTAGCGGATTTGAAATAGGTGTTGAGGTTCTCACAGGATTAAGACTCGTTAAAGATGGAGCATCGGAAAGTCCTGTAAGGAAGGTGTATGCCATTAGTATTCCCAAAAGAGAATACGACAAAAATGGAAGAAGAAGTTGGGATCAGACAGCAGTTTTGGTAGCAGCGCGTGGAATTAGCCCTTATTTTGATGTGCAAAAAGGAAAGTTTATCGCACATGCCGATGGTAGCAACAGTTGGGTGGATGATCCAAATGGAAGACATGAGTATTTGTTGGAAAAAATGCCATCCGACTCTCTTGCTTATCAAATTGAAACGCTAATGATGCATACACCAAATTGA
- the rbsK gene encoding ribokinase → MNKILVVGSSNTDMVIKTSKFPAPGETILGGDFFMNAGGKGANQAVAAKRLGGNVSFLGKIGDDIFGKQALQNLKDDGIDVEPVRINKDNPSGIALITIDAKGENSIVVAPGANETLLPEDIDEKINEIESSDFILLQLEIPLSTVNYITEIASGKGKKVVLNPAPADKLSDALLVNLYMLIPNETEAELLTGICVKDEKTAEQAAQYLKNKGVQIVIITMGSKGAFVLSDEFKGMIEAPEVTAVDTTSAGDTFCGALVAKLSNGINLKKAIEFATAAAAICVTRMGAQMSIPSEKEVSEFFN, encoded by the coding sequence ATGAATAAAATCCTTGTTGTCGGGAGTTCCAACACCGACATGGTAATCAAGACCTCAAAATTTCCTGCGCCTGGTGAAACCATTCTTGGCGGCGATTTTTTTATGAATGCCGGGGGAAAAGGAGCCAATCAGGCTGTCGCCGCAAAGCGGCTTGGTGGAAATGTTTCTTTTCTTGGCAAAATAGGGGATGATATATTTGGAAAACAGGCGCTTCAAAATTTGAAAGACGATGGAATCGATGTTGAACCGGTTCGTATTAACAAAGATAATCCCAGCGGAATAGCATTAATTACTATCGATGCAAAAGGTGAAAATTCAATTGTTGTTGCACCAGGCGCCAACGAAACCTTATTGCCTGAAGATATCGACGAGAAAATTAATGAAATTGAATCTTCAGATTTTATTCTGCTTCAACTCGAAATCCCTCTTTCTACAGTAAACTATATTACCGAAATTGCTTCAGGAAAAGGGAAAAAAGTAGTACTTAACCCTGCGCCGGCTGATAAATTGTCGGATGCTTTATTAGTTAATCTTTATATGCTCATTCCAAATGAAACGGAAGCTGAGTTGTTGACCGGGATTTGTGTAAAAGATGAAAAAACTGCGGAACAGGCAGCGCAGTATTTAAAAAACAAAGGAGTACAAATCGTGATCATAACTATGGGTTCAAAAGGCGCTTTTGTTTTGAGTGACGAGTTTAAAGGAATGATTGAAGCACCCGAAGTTACAGCAGTTGATACCACATCAGCCGGAGATACCTTTTGCGGTGCTTTGGTTGCAAAATTGAGCAACGGAATAAATTTAAAGAAAGCTATTGAGTTTGCTACTGCTGCCGCTGCTATTTGTGTAACAAGAATGGGAGCGCAGATGTCGATACCTTCTGAAAAAGAAGTGAGTGAATTTTTTAACTAA
- a CDS encoding GRP family sugar transporter: protein MFIVNSYFLAIVFCFITMLCWGSWGNTQKLAGKTWRYELFYWDYVIGVLLLSLFFAFTLGSIGENGRGFVVDLAQADWKNIGSAFLGGVIFNAANILLSTAIAIAGMSVAFPVGIGLALVLGVIINYLGSQKGDPVFLFLGVGLITIAIILNAVAFKKASSGNQKVTTKGILVSVLAGVLMSFFYRFVAASMDLDNFVNPAQGMMTPYTAFVIFSLGVFISNFLFNTILMRKPISGEPVKYKAYFNGKMSIHWMGILGGIIWGIGNSLNLIAAGKAGAAISYGLGQGATLVAALWGVFIWKEFKNSPKSTNGLLTLMFVLFVAGIISIIYAGQ, encoded by the coding sequence ATGTTTATCGTAAATAGTTATTTTCTGGCAATTGTTTTTTGTTTTATAACCATGCTTTGCTGGGGGTCGTGGGGCAATACGCAAAAATTGGCCGGGAAAACCTGGCGCTACGAGCTTTTTTACTGGGATTATGTAATCGGTGTTCTTTTACTTTCTCTATTTTTTGCTTTTACTCTTGGAAGTATCGGCGAAAACGGACGTGGATTTGTAGTTGATTTGGCTCAGGCTGATTGGAAAAATATTGGAAGTGCATTTTTGGGAGGAGTAATTTTTAATGCAGCAAATATTTTGCTGTCAACAGCTATTGCAATTGCCGGAATGTCGGTGGCTTTTCCCGTGGGAATCGGTCTGGCACTGGTTTTGGGGGTGATTATAAACTATCTGGGCTCACAAAAAGGTGACCCGGTTTTTCTTTTTCTAGGCGTTGGATTAATTACTATTGCTATTATTTTAAATGCTGTAGCGTTTAAAAAAGCGTCTTCAGGAAATCAAAAGGTAACTACAAAAGGAATTCTTGTTTCTGTGCTTGCCGGTGTATTAATGTCGTTCTTTTATCGTTTTGTAGCAGCATCAATGGATTTGGATAATTTCGTTAATCCTGCCCAGGGAATGATGACTCCGTATACAGCATTTGTTATTTTTTCTCTCGGTGTTTTTATTAGTAACTTTTTGTTTAATACTATTTTAATGAGAAAACCCATAAGTGGCGAGCCTGTAAAATATAAAGCCTATTTTAACGGGAAAATGTCGATTCACTGGATGGGTATTTTGGGCGGAATAATCTGGGGGATTGGAAATTCGTTAAATCTTATCGCTGCGGGTAAGGCCGGGGCTGCTATTTCCTACGGACTGGGACAGGGGGCAACACTGGTGGCAGCTTTATGGGGTGTTTTTATCTGGAAGGAATTTAAAAATTCACCCAAAAGCACAAACGGACTTCTTACATTAATGTTTGTCTTGTTTGTTGCCGGAATCATTTCAATTATTTATGCCGGACAGTGA